From a single Nematostella vectensis chromosome 3, jaNemVect1.1, whole genome shotgun sequence genomic region:
- the LOC125561169 gene encoding uncharacterized protein K02A2.6-like encodes MAEVESHRTPGPLVLDAQASENWRKFIMQFEIYLVAKGKDEKPDKLKVNLLLNCAGADAIEEYSHFVFNEGESNESYEDVCRKFKEHCQGARNVIYERLVFNQRNQKEGESMGQGDRGGDPHLYFGSVELGTVSSPNSTKKSVITLRIAQKEVKVKADTGAEANVMPYHVYKAITTQPLRKIHQPLKGWLADKAIHPVGCVRLPTQYKNRKIDLLYLVVHGEFTPLLSCEACLDLEVLKFMNLDLIDTPERLAEETTQGNGNKPNAELLVEDPVLSQYQDCFSNKPGRLPNKVHLEIDPSVPAVVHPPRKIPISLLEPTREKLQEMEQDGIIVKEEEHTPWVSSMLVVDKRKEKDRANPPSKDSVRICIDPRDLNKALKRPHYPMVTVEQVANRLSGATMFTTLDACSGYWQVEVDEESSKLLTFNTPWGRYRFTRLPFGISSAPEIYQREMDRLFAGVAVEIIVDDFLIHGKDISDVDRKMIAVLERSREVGLKFNPKKIKLRVPEVSYVGHVFTSEGLKPDPEKVRAISEMPPPSDKDGVQRFLGTINYLDKFIEHKADLQGPISQLTQQVAAFTWEKPQQEAFEKLKAVITHAPVLAYFDNHKQTILNVDASSTGLGAVIIQEGKPIAFGSKTLSSCEQRYANIERELLAILWGADKFHTYVYGRRVIVETDHKPLEAIFRKPLNECPPRLQRMLLKLTKYDLDVRYVPGKKQIISDCLSRAPLTDTTPVSEPEDVIGINLIENLGIENSTLKKFRDASSNDETSRVVMEYVLEGWPEDKDQVDELAREYWNYKEELSVEDGLLFKSDRIVVPRSMRAEVLEDIHGAHMGESKSLSLARDYVFWPSMTAHIKDRVRSCQICNAFRNQQQRETLHPHDLPGLPWQVVGTDLFEFAGHSYLIVVDFYSKYFEVELLRQSTAMCVVNTLKQIFARFGIPAKVISDNGPQYSNTRNIFSTTHEFKQFAEAWGFQHVTSSPEYPQSNGAAERAVQTAKRIFKKAAAENKDPFEGLLKYRNTPFDDIGVSPAQLLMSRRTRSTLPTHRRLLIPHPVDPHRVVKALAHRQASSRMSYDQHSRDLPPLEVGDKVRVRVNKDKEWCKAEVLPRSYVVEDEKGRVFRRNRRHIISVPKDTPMNPKMPVAPTYMSPQPQVVARKAQINEPPSPLKVQEDQRETEAHSPIRTRAGREVKKPQRLIEQC; translated from the exons ATGGCAGAAGTAGAGTCGCACAGGACTCCTGGTCCACTGGTGCTGGATGCCCAAGCCTCAGAAAATTGGAGGAAATTTATTATGCAGTTCGAAATTTACCTAGTGGCGAAAGGAAAGGATGAGAAACCTGACAAGTTGAAGGTGAACTTGCTACTCAATTGTGCTGGAGCAGATGCAATTGAAGAATAtagtcattttgttttcaacgaAGGAGAAAGCAATGAATCTTATGAAGATGTGTGTAGAAAGTTCAAGGAACACTGTCAGGGAGCAAGAAACGTCATCTATGAGCGCCTTGTGTTTAATCAAAGAAACCAGAAAGAAGGTGAGAGTATGGGCCAAGGTGATCGTGGGGGTGATCCACACTTATACTTTGGATCAGTAGAACTTGGGACTGTGTCCAGCCCCAATAGCACAAAGAAGAGCGTGATTACCCTTAGGATTGCACAAAAAGAGGTGAAAGTCAAAGCTGATACAGGTGCAGAGGCCAATGTGATGCCATATCATGTATATAAGGCCATCACTACACAACCGCTACGAAAGATTCATCAGCCTCTTAAAGGATGGCTCGCAGACAAGGCAATTCATCCTGTTGGATGTGTTCGCCTTCCAACCCAGTACAAGAACCGAAAAATAGATCTGCTGTACCTTGTTGTGCATGGAGAGTTTACACCCCTGTTGAGTTGTGAAGCCTGCCTAGACTTAGAGGTGCTCAAGTTTATGAATCTTGACCTGATAGACACACCAGAAAGACTGGCCGAGGAGACCACACAAGGGAATGGCAACAAGCCGAATGCAGAATTGTTGGTAGAAGATCCGGTTCTATCCCAGTACCAAGATTGTTTTAGTAACAAACCGGGAAGACTGCCAAACAAGGTACACCTAGAGATAGATCCATCAGTGCCTGCAGTAGTCCACCCCCCTAGGAAGATCCCCATATCCCTGCTTGAACCGACAAGAGAAAAACTCCAAGAGATGGAACAAGATGGGATTATCGTTAAAGAAGAAGAGCACACACCGTGGGTGTCTTCAATGTTGGTTGTTGACAAACGAAAAGAGAAGGACAGAGCCAACCCACCATCTAAAGACAGTGTCCGTATCTGCATCGATCCCAGGGATCTGAATAAGGCCCTCAAGAGGCCACACTACCCCATGGTCACTGTTGAGCAAGTTGCCAATCGCCTTTCTGGAGCTACAATGTTCACCACACTGGATGCATGCAGTGGATACTGGCAGGTGGAGGTAGATGAGGAAAGCTCGAAACTTCTGACATTCAACACACCTTGGGGACGGTATAGATTTACACGGCTGCCATTTGGAATTTCATCTGCTCCTGAGATATACCAACGAGAGATGGACAGGCTCTTCGCTGGAGTTGCAGTTGAAATAATTGTTGATGATTTTTTAATCCATGGAAAAGATATAAGTGATGTTGATAGGAAGATGATAGCAGTACTTGAAAGAAGCAGAGAGGTGGGCCTGAAATTTAATCCAAAGAAGATCAAGCTTCGAGTTCCAGAAGTAAGCTATGTCGGACATGTGTTCACATCCGAGGGTTTGAAACCAGATCCTGAGAAAGTGCGTGCAATTAGTGAGATGCCACCCCCATCAGACAAAGATGGCGTGCAGCGATTCTTAGGAACAATCAACTACTTGGACAAGTTCATTGAACACAAAGCTGATCTGCAAGGCCCAATCTCCCAGCTGACCCAGCAAGTAGCAGCTTTCACCTGGGAGAAGCCTCAACAAGAGGCATTCGAGAAGCTCAAAGCTGTGATCACCCATGCACCAGTGTTGGCCTATTTTGACAATCACAAACAGACCATTCTGAATGTAGATGCGAGTAGCACTGGCCTTGGTGCAGTCATCATCCAAGAGGGTAAGCCGATTGCCTTTGGTTCAAAGACTTTGTCGTCTTGTGAGCAGAGATATGCTAACATTGAAAGAGAGTTGTTAGCTATACTATGGGGAGCAGACAAGTTCCACACGTATGTATATGGCAGGCGAGTGATTGTAGAAACTGATCACAAACCATTGGAGGCAATTTTTAGGAAGCCCCTAAATGAATGCCCACCACGATTGCAGAGAATGCTTCTGAAGCTAACcaa GTATGATTTGGATGTGAGATATGTCCCAGGCAAGAAACAAATCATCTCTGATTGTTTGAGTAGAGCCCCACTCACTGACACTACGCCAGTAAGTGAACCAGAGGATGTGATTGGAATCAATCTGATTGAAAATCTGGGAATTGAGAATTCCACATTAAAGAAATTCAGAGATGCATCAAGTAACGATGAAACCTCAAGAGTAGTAATGGAATATGTCCTAGAGGGTTGGCCAGAAGACAAGGATCAGGTTGACGAACTGGCAAGAGAATACTGGAATTACAAGGAAGAGCTTAGTGTTGAAGATGGTTTGCTGTTCAAATCTGATAGAATTGTAGTACCAAGATCCATGAGAGCTGAAGTACTTGAAGATATACATGGAGCACACATGGGTGAGAGTAAGAGTCTGAGTTTGGCAAGAGACTATGTCTTTTGGCCCTCCATGACTGCCCATATTAAGGACCGAGTACGTTCATGTCAGATTTGTAATGCATTCCGCAACCAACAGCAGAGAGAAACCCTACATCCACATGACCTTCCAGGTCTACCGTGGCAGGTTGTTGGAACTGATCTTTTTGAATTTGCTGGCCATTCCTACTTGATTGTGGTTGATTTCTATTCGAAGTATTTTGAAGTTGAACTACTTCGGCAGTCCACTGCCATGTGTGTTGTCAACACCTTGAAGCAAATCTTTGCAAGATTTGGCATTCCAGCCAAAGTGATCAGCGACAATGGCCCACAATATAGTAACACCCGCAATATTTTCAGTACTACCCATGAGTTTAAGCAGTTTGCAGAAGCTTGGGGATTCCAGCATGTAACCAGCTCACCCGAGTATCCCCAGTCCAATGGTGCTGCGGAAAGAGCTGTCCAGACTGCAAAGCGAATCTTTAAGAAAGCAGCAGCAGAGAATAAAGACCCATTTGAAGGTTTATTAAAGTACAGAAATACACCTTTTGACGACATAGGTGTCTCACCTGCCCAACTACTCATGAGTAGGCGTACACGGTCAACACTACCTACCCATCGACGTTTGTTGATACCTCACCCAGTAGACCCTCACAGAGTGGTAAAGGCATTAGCCCATCGACAAGCAAGTTCACGGATGAGCTATGATCAACACAGCCGGGACCTTCCCCCTTTGGAAGTTGGGGACAAAGTTAGAGTTCGTGTAAACAAAGATAAAGAATGGTGTAAAGCAGAAGTCCTGCCAAGGTCATATGTAGTTGAAGATGAGAAAGGACGTGTATTTCGAAGAAATCGAAGGCACATCATTTCTGTCCCGAAGGACACACCCATGAATCCGAAGATGCCAGTGGCTCCCACATACATGAGTCCTCAACCTCAAGTGGTCGCTAGGAAAGCGCAGATCAATGAACCGCCAAGTCCATTGAAAGTACAGGAAGATCAGAGAGAAACAGAAGCACATTCACCCATCAGAACAAGAGCTGGTCGTGAAGTGAAGAAGCCACAAAGACTTATTGAACAatgttaa
- the LOC5518683 gene encoding dipeptidyl peptidase 9: MYNAWTSPENEQFPGGTQKRTKERRSWKELQFAVKVTRGLQQNLVNRIPHSFTFSRDRLYFLAVPPNSRENTIQYVDLPRPLERTCVEYPQLEWQPLLDTFKPLPFAGFSKEEQLLRERKRLGAFGITSYDFNDSSRRFLFPVSNSLYTFVDWHNNEMPVMPDEIPSQVHEAKLDAKICPCDANIVAFIHRNDIWIVNISTGEEKRLTNTNGGSANAMDEPLSAGVASFIAQEEFDRYTGYWWQPKLTVDETNRTRIYRILYEEVDESPVEVLHIISSPEGALLSSSVDSYRYPKAGSSNAISKIKIVEFSIEESGSISENVTEYNLLVPFDETFPTMEYIVRAGWVSTGDSAWVQLLSRNQQHLTMVLLPLTCFSAVVPSDFSLISLPQQMPIMQVLAEDTSDIWINLSDIIYFLKPGSDTQFIWSSEASGHRHLYLASVRSNHVISRGRSRSLIGQNAVYYPLVTQRQLTEGDWEVDTKTIWVDEERRLIYFIGTKDTPLEHHLYVVSYDDNSTTEVQRLTELGFSHSVSMNENFTRFITVSSSVNETHRAMVYDISHDQVVLNHVPMITVEPVACLMQPETLGSDYKAPEIFSYKSKQGYQVYGLIFKPHNVEPGVKYPTILYVYGGPQVQLVTNSHKGVRFLRLHTLAMLGYVVVVIDGRGSAQRGLHFEGHIKNRMGQVEIEDQVEGLQYIASTTEMIDLSRVAIHGWSYGGYLSLLGLIQRPDVFRIAIAGAPVTAWEAYDTGYTERYMGTPQDNSRAYTMSSVLTYVNNFPDEENRLLLVHGLIDENVHFYHTSLLINELVKACKPYQLLVYPNERHGIRQTVASEHYETTMLSFLQQNL, encoded by the exons ATGTACAACGCCTGGACCAGCCCAGAAAATGAGCAATTTCCAGGAGGAACCCAAAAGCGCACCAAAGAAAGAAGAAGTTGGAAGGAACTACAATTTGCAGTGAAAGTTACGCGCGGCCTACAACAGAACCTGGTGAATCGAATCCCGCACTCATTCACATTCTCGAGAGACCGGTTGTATTTCCTAGCTGTACCACCAAACAGCCGTGAAAACACCATACAGTATGTGGACCTCCCTCGACCGCTGGAACGCACTTGTGTCGAGTACCCTCAACTGGAATGGCAGCCATTGTTAGACACATTCAAACCATTACCTTTCGCCGGTTTCTCAAAGGAGGAGCAATTATTGCGAGAGCGCAAAAGATTAGGGGCGTTTGGGATTACTTCTTATGATTTTAATGACTCTTCGAGGCGGTTTCTTTTCCCGGTCTCTAATAGCCTGTATACTTTTGTTGACTGGCATAACAATGAAATG CCTGTTATGCCAGATGAAATCCCCTCTCAGGTGCATGAAGCAAAGCTGGATGCCAAGATTTGCCCATGTGATGCAAACATTGTGGCTTTTATTCATCGTAATGACATATGGATTGTGAATATATCAACGGGTGAAGAGAAAAGACTGACAAATACTAATGGCGGATCAGCCAATGCTATGGATGAGCCATTATCTGCGGGTGTAGCATCATTTATTGCACAAGAGGAATTTGACCGATATACTGGATACTGGTGGCAACCTAAACTTACAGTGGATGAAACAA ATCGAACTCGGATTTACAGAATACTCTATGAGGAG GTAGATGAGAGTCCAGTTGAAGTGCTCCACATTATTTCATCACCTGAGGGTGCCCTTCTCAGTAGCTCTGTAGACAGCTATCGTTATCCAAAAGCTG GTTCTTCAAATGCTATTTCCAAAATTAAGATAGTTGAATTTAGTATTGAAGAATCAGGAAGT atatctGAAAATGTGACAGAATATAATCTTCTTGTACCGTTTGATGAGACGTTTCCTACAATGGAGTACATTGTACGGGCTGGCTGGGTCTCTACAGGCGACAG TGCGTGGGTACAGCTGCTAAGCCGCAACCAGCAGCATCTTACCATGGTCCTGCTGCCACTCACTTGCTTCTCGGCCGTCGTCCCATCAGACTTCAGCCTTATAAGCCTTCCACAGCAGATGCCTATAATGCAGGTGTTAGCGGAGGACACTTCAGATATCTGGATCAAT CTATCTGACATCATCTACTTCCTAAAACCTGGTAGTGACACACAGTTTATCTGGTCAAGTGAGGCATCAGGCCACCGACACCTTTACCTAGCGTCTGTCAGGAGCAATCACGTAATATCCAGAGGGCGCAGCCGCAGTTTGATTGGTCAGAATGCTGTGTACTACCCTCTAGTGACGCAGAGGCAGCTCACCGAGGGGGACTGGGAGGTTGACACTAAAACA ATATGGGTGGATGAAGAGAGAAGacttatttatttcattggaaccAAAGACACACCTCTGGAACATCACCT ATATGTGGTGTCTTATGACGACAACAGTACTACAGAAGTTCAACGACTAACGGAGCTTGGCTTTTCCCACTCGGTCTCTATGAATGAG AATTTCACGAGGTTTATCACAGTATCATCGTCCGTGAATGAGACGCACCGAGCAATGGTGTACGATATCTCGCACGACCAGGTGGTGTTGAACCACGTGCCTATGATCACAGTTGAACCTGTGGCGTGCCTGATGCAGCCTGAGA CTCTGGGTTCTGACTACAAAGCCCCGGAGATCTTTTCTTACAAAAGCAAACAAG GGTACCAAGTCTACGGGCTGATCTTTAAGCCGCATAACGTGGAGCCAGGAGTAAAATACCCCACTATTCTGTACGTGTATGGGGGCCCACAAGTCCAG CTGGTGACAAACTCGCACAAGGGCGTTCGCTTCTTGCGACTTCACACGCTCGCCATGCTGGGGTACGTGGTCGTGGTCATTGATGGGCGTGGCTCGGCGCAGAGGGGGTTGCACTTTGAGGGCCACATCAAGAACAGAATG GGTCAAGTTGAGATCGAGGACCAAGTGGAAGGCTTACAGTACATCGCCAGCACTACCGAAATGATCGACCTTTCACGCGTTGCCATCCATGGCTGGTCTTATG GTGGCTATCTGTCGCTTCTCGGGCTCATCCAGAGGCCGGATGTTTTTAGA ATTGCAATTGCTGGTGCGCCAGTGACCGCGTGGGAAGCGTACGATACGGGCTACACGGAGCGCTACATGGGGACACCACAAGACAACAGTCGCGCATACACCATGAGCTCTGTGCTCACATACGTCAACAACTTCCCGGACGA GGAAAACAGGCTTCTGCTTGTCCACGGCCTGATAGATGAGAATGTGCATTTCTACCACACAAGCTTGCTTATCAATGAGCTGGTAAAAGCGTGCAAACCCTACCAGCTCCTG GTCTATCCAAATGAGCGACATGGTATTCGTCAGACGGTGGCCTCTGAACATTATGAGACTACAATGCTGTCATTCCTGCAACAAAATCTGTAG